A part of Aspergillus flavus chromosome 1, complete sequence genomic DNA contains:
- a CDS encoding putative serine/threonine protein kinase (serine/threonine-protein kinase hal4), translating to MTPQSASPVPSAVSSAAASQISYDPRDGEPSVTRALAGMNLSAANGDILPTPPPPAKTARPTMANRISRMFSNTGKTTSKEPDAHRDFSDSSTDSVKPSSNGSGRQSKPTSRPSSRAPSRQTSTKEDNERKPKSSSGKDQKDSSAAAHKRFEALPDHAHCHHLKSTRRQEKLTDLLRDMLGGGRKKDDHVDDQQLSLMSTWIDQFKNERDKLAADKKGGPNATASLVDKYGKCQEIVGRGAFGIVRISHKVDPKDSRVEQLYAVKEFRRRPQETTKKYQKRLTSEFCISSSLRHPNVIHTLDLLQDAKGDYCEVMEYCAGGDLYTLVLAAGKLEVAEADCFFKQLMRGVEYMHEMGVAHRDLKPENLLLTTHGALKITDFGNGECFRMAWEKEAHMTAGLCGSAPYIAPEEYIEREFDPRAVDLWATGVIYMAMRTGRHLWRVARKDEDEFYQRYLEGRKHEDGYAPIETLHRVSADNSLFGASKLTDSSQARCRNVIYSILDPNPSRRINASQVLKSEWVREIKLCKAGEEGF from the coding sequence ATGACTCCACAATCTGCTTCACCTGTACCTTCCGCAGTCTCCTCCGCCGCAGCGTCACAGATATCGTACGATCCTCGAGATGGAGAGCCCTCGGTAACACGCGCTCTTGCGGGCATGAATTTGTCCGCAGCGAACGGGGATATTCTCCCCACGCCCCCTCCGCCTGCGAAAACTGCCAGGCCGACTATGGCGAATCGCATCTCTCGTATGTTTTCCAACACAGGGAAGACAACTTCGAAGGAGCCGGATGCCCATCGTGACTTTTCAGACAGCAGCACAGACAGCGTGAAGCCATCTAGCAATGGCAGCGGGAGGCAATCTAAGCCCACTTCTAGACCCTCTTCTAGAGCTCCATCGCGACAGACTTCTACCAAGGAAGACAATGAGAGAAAGCCAAAGTCTAGCAGTGGAAAGGACCAAAAAGACTCATCTGCAGCAGCACACAAGCGGTTCGAAGCATTGCCAGACCACGCCCACTGCCATCACCTTAAGAGTACACGGCGACAGGAGAAATTGACAGACCTTCTCCGGGATATGCTTGGTGGCGgcaggaagaaagacgatCATGTCGATGATCAGCAACTATCCCTCATGTCAACATGGATTGACCAGTTCAAGAATGAACGTGATAAATTAGCGGCCGATAAAAAGGGTGGTCCCAACGCCACGGCTTCATTAGTCGATAAATATGGTAAATGCCAGGAGATCGTCGGGCGGGGCGCATTCGGCATCGTTCGAATCTCACACAAAGTCGATCCCAAAGATTCCAGGGTTGAACAACTATACGCTGTCAAGGAATTTCGCCGTCGTCCTCAAGAAACGACCAAGAAATATCAAAAACGTCTGACCTCCGAGTTCTGTATATCCTCGTCCCTTCGCCATCCGAATGTCATCCATACCCTTGACCTCTTGCAGGATGCTAAGGGTGATTATTGCGAAGTAATGGAATATTGTGCTGGTGGTGATCTCTACACCCTTGTGCTGGCCGCAGGAAAACTGGAAGTTGCCGAGGCCGATTGCTTCTTCAAGCAGCTCATGCGTGGTGTAGAGTACATGCACGAAATGGGCGTAGCTCATCGTGATCTTAAGCCGGAGAATCTGTTGTTGACCACTCATGGTGCGCTCAAAATTACGGATTTCGGGAACGGGGAGTGTTTCCGCATGGCctgggaaaaggaagcaCACATGACAGCAGGACTTTGCGGCTCCGCTCCTTATATAGCTCCCGAAGAATATATCGAAAGGGAATTTGATCCGAGGGCAGTCGATCTGTGGGCTACTGGTGTAATTTATATGGCAATGAGGACAGGGCGTCATTTATGGAGAGTAGCCCgcaaagacgaggatgaattCTATCAGCGATACTTGGAGGGTCGGAAGCATGAAGATGGTTACGCTCCCATTGAGACTCTGCATCGGGTAAGCGCTGATAACAGTCTATTTGGTGCGTCTAAACTTACAGATAGTTCGCAGGCTCGTTGTCGGAACGTGATTTATTCCATCCTTGATCCAAACCCTTCTCGTCGTATCAACGCCTCGCAGGTCCTCAAATCCGAATGGGTTCGCGAGATCAAATTGTGCAAGGCTGGCGAGGAGGGATTCTGA
- a CDS encoding putative sugar kinase (poly(p)/ATP NAD kinase) yields MQATILRTQSFRSRISIHKYTPWRRPFSSSLCRREIRNIETLPQRLLPKYEESWEGDLLSLQWPAPPRNVFVVKKDCVPTVTESLIEFANHVTSTYPSIALILEPKTAEEVHSKFSFPIYSAPLSRLASALHSKADLTVTLGGDGTILHASSLFATCYNVPPVLSFSMGTLGFLSEWKFEEYKRAFREVYMSGAGVGDRAPMLEASRCTVTDYQADSEAGPTGWSSVRGKSMGSSRGARILMRNRLKVGLFTTDGRPVHQDRSSTSIQSTLSSQGVYVLNEVLLHRGKEPHLAVVDVYVGGRFLTEAVADGIIISTPTGSTAYSLSSGGSIVHPLVPSVLLTPICARSLSFRPLVLPSSTPITLKLSEKNRGRELEMSIDGVNMGQGMAVGMEVRVWNEEMRHGKNEWQGGVPCVMRRIMGGEAHDGWVGGLNGLLKFNYPFGEEP; encoded by the exons ATGCAAGCGACTATTCTTCGGACGCAATCATTTCGGTCCAGGATTAGCATACACAAGTACACACCATGGAGGCGACCCttttcatcttctctttgcCGCAGGGAAATCAGAAATATAGAGACGTTACCTCAACGTCTACTACCTAAATACGAAG aATCTTGGGAGGGcgatctcctctctcttcaatGGCCAGCACCCCCTCGAAATGTCTTTGTTGTGAAAAAGGACTGCGTGCCAACAGTAACGGAATCACTAATTGAATTTGCGAA TCATGTAACATCTACGTATCCATCTATCGCCCTGATCCTAGAGCCGAAGACTGCCGAAGAAGTACATTcaaaattttcttttcctatcTACTCAGCTCCATTGAGCAGGCTAGCCTCCGCGCTACATAGTAAGGCGGACCTTACGGTTACTCTTGGCGGGGATGGAACTATTTTGCATGCTTCTTCCTTATTCGCTACATGTTACAATGTACCCCCGGTGCTTTCATTCAGCATGGGTACACTGGGTTTTTTAAGCGAATGGAAGTTCGAGGAGTACAAACGCGCATTTCGTGAGGTATACATGTCCGGTGCGGGAGTAGGGGATCGAGCTCCTATGTTAGAGGCATCGAGGTGTACTGTGACGGATTATCAAGCAGATTCTGAGGCAGGCCCTACAGGATGGTCGTCGGTTCGTGGGAAATCAATGGGCTCGAGCCGTGGAGCTCGTATTTTGATGCGAAACCGCTTAAAGGTGGGGCTTTTCACCACTGACGGGAGACCTGTTCACCAAGACCGAAGTTCAACTTCTATACAGAGTACGCTGAGCAGCCAGGGAGTATATGTATTGAACGAAGTGCTCCTCCATCGTGGCAAGGAGCCGCATCTTGCGGTAGTGGATGTTTATGTCGGAGGACGATTCCTTACTGAGGCAGTGGCGGATGGGATCATCATCTCGACGCCCACGGGCAGTACCGCATACAGCTTGAGTAGTGGTGGCAGTATTGTGCATCCCTTGGTGCCTTCGGTTCTACTAACCCCGATCTGTGCCCGGAGTCTAAGTTTCCGGCCTTTGGTTCTACCATCCAGCACACCGATTACGCTGAAACTGAGTGAAAAGAATCGGGGCCGTGAATTAGAGATGAGTATTGACGGGGTTAACATGGGTCAGGGAATGGCAGTTGGCATGGAGGTCCGAGTATGGAATGAGGAGATGCGACATGGCAAAAATGAATGGCAAGGAGGAGTGCCGTGTGTGATGAGAAGAATTATGGGCGGTGAAGCGCATGACGGATGGGTTGGCGGTTTGAATGGGCTGCTCAAATTTAACTACCCCTTCGGTGAAGAACCATGA
- a CDS encoding ribosome biogenesis protein (RNA processing factor 1) produces the protein MVSRKSQAKPPPSANLDVKPANKLRRQLLHIKRKRLKDSTRRAERYRIKKEEAKNPKLKQERLKRNVPLTIDRKRVWDDANSDVEDGLGLSVDVERIKKQKQEEQEEWNKPLEHPDDQDDSDDQDEVDSMLASSDDDDDDDDDEGDNDNNNAERSRRSRRSSLPSATERATSPTQSTKSTNLSLAPEALATKFPSLFPSETPPTPKILITTSLNSTLHNEAKALTDLFPNSQYIRRTAHRYSHKFSLKEIATFAANRNYTAVLVLQEDSKRPSGLDVIHLPKGPMFHFTISNWVDGKRIPGHGVGTEHWPELILNNFRTPLGIVTGAIFRSLFPPQPDIEGRQVVTLHNQRDYIFVRR, from the exons ATGGTTTCCAGAAAGTCGCAGGCGAAGCCTCCTCCAAGCGCTAATCTAGATGTGAAACCCGCCAATAAACTCAGGCGTCAACTCCTCCATATCAAGCGGAAGCGGCTCAAAGACTCCACCCGACGAGCAGAACGGTATAGGattaaaaaggaagaagcaaagaacCCAAAGCTCAAGCAGGAGCGCTTAAAGCGGAATGTTCCGCTCACTATCGATCGCAAGCGGGTCTGGGATGATGCCAATAGCGATGTCGAAGACGGTCTGGGATTGAGTGTCGATGTTGAGCGcatcaagaaacaaaagcaagaagagcaGGAGGAATGGAACAAGCCATTAGAGCATCCTGATGACCAAGATGATTCTGATGACCAAGATGAGGTCGACAGCATGCTAGCCAGTagcgacgatgacgatgacgacgacgatgatgaaggagacAACGACAACAATAACGCCGAGAGGTCTCGGAGGTCCAGGAGATCATCTCTCCCGTCTGCAACAGAGCGTGCAACAAGCCCGACTCAGTCGACCAAGAGCACAAACCTTAGCCTGGCTCCGGAGGCCCTGGCAACCAAGTTCCCATCGTTGTTCCCGTCTGAAACACCACCGACACCCAAGATTCTCATCACAACTTCCCTG AACTCAACCCTTCATAACGAAGCCAAAGCTCTCACAGACCTTTTTCCTAATAGCCAGTATATCCGTCGTACAGCGCACCGTTATTCCCACAAATTTTCATTGAAAGAAATAGCAACATTCGCAGCAAATCGCAATTACACTGCTGTTTTAGTCCTTCAGGAAGATTCCAAACGACCGTCCGGCCTCGATGTGATCCACCTACCCAAGGGTCCCATGTTCCATTTTACTATTAGCAACTGGGTAGATGGCAAAAGGATCCCTGGGCATGGCGTGGGCACTGAGCATTGGCCTGAATTGATTTTGAATAACTTTCGCACGCCTCTTGGAATCGTAACGGGTGCTATTTTCCGCTCATTATTCCCACCGCAGCCTGACATTGAGGGGCGCCAGGTTGTGACGTTACACAACCAGCGTGACTATATCTTCGTCCGCAGGTAA
- a CDS encoding glycyl-tRNA synthetase 1, which translates to MTQLASSFTRLFPLPRRQFQFPRWNPAIGTRFFSLSPVTFRAAQVSKKKNTAMATVNTKTGQVVDRTVLESMLRRRLFYTPSFEIYGGVSGLYDYGPPGCALINNIVDLWRKHFVLEEDMLEVDCTMLTPHEILKTSGHVEKFADWMCKDPKTGEIFRADHLVEEVLEARLKGDKEARGQKVVVDEEKEAKKKKKAKETKAVRLDDAVVKEYEETLAQIDNYDGPELEQIITKYDIRNPTTDGNLLPPVAFNLMFQTSIGPSSNMPGYLRPETAQGQFLNFQKLLDFNQQSMPFASASIGKSFRNEISPRAGLLRVREFLMAEIEHYVDPEGGKKHSRFEEMKDIELSLLSRDVQLSGSTQTTKMTIGKAIESGLVDNETLGYFLARIQLFLLKLGVDPAKLRFRQHMANEMAHYAADCWDAELQTSYGWIECVGCADRSAYDLTVHKNKTGAPLVVREPRAEPLKIEEWQVDLDKKKFGPRFKKDGKTVAAAVEALSQELREKLALDLEQQGKIEVDVEGVSSGKVELDKELIKIEKRTRVENVREYTPNVIEPSFGIGRILYSTLEHVYWSREGDEARGVLSFPPAIAPTKVLIVPLSNHASFRPLSHRLMMKMRRMGISNRVDDSSASIGKRYARNDELGTPFGITVDFQSVKDNTFTLRDRDSTKQVRASEDEILQALKSLVEGDETWEDIRKRLPEFTGQEVD; encoded by the exons ATGACTCAATTGGCTTCTTCGTTCACTCgactctttcctcttccccgcCGCCAATTCCAATTTCCTCGTTGGAACCCCGCCATAGGCACGCgattcttttccctctcccccGTCACCTTTCGAGCCGCCCAGgtttctaaaaaaaagaacaccGCCATGGCGACCGTTAATACCAAGACCGGTCAGGTCGTCGACCGCACGGTCTTGGAGTCGATGCTCCGCCGCCGTCTTTTTTACACCCCCTCCTTCGAGATCTATGGAGGGGTATCTGGTCTATATGACTACGGCCCACCTGGTTGTGCtcttataaataatattgtCGATTTGTGGCGGAAGCATTTCGTGCTCGAGGAGGACATGCTGGAGGTTGACTGCACTATGCTGACCCCGCACGAGATTCTTAAAACTAGCGGACACGTCGAGAAATTTGCCGACTGGATGTGCAAGGACCCCAAAACCGGCGAGATCTTTCGTGCGGATCACCTAGTAGAAGAAGTTCTTGAGGCTCGCTTGAAAGGCGACAAGGAAGCGCGTGGCCAGAAGGTTGTCGTggacgaagagaaggaggccaagaagaagaaaaaggctaaGGAGACCAAGGCTGTCCGATTAGACGATGCTGTTGTCAAGGAGTATGAGGAAACTTTAGCGCAAATTGACAACTACGACGGCCCGGAGCTGGAACAAATCATCACCAAGTACGATATCAGAAATCCGACGACCGATggcaatcttcttcctcccgtTGCGTTCAACCTAATGTTCCAGACTTCAATCGGTCCTAGCAGCAATATGCCTGGCTACCTCCGTCCTGAAACCGCTCAGGGACAGTTCCTGAATTTCCAGAAGCTGTTGGACTTCAACCAGCAGTCAATGCCCTTCGCGTCGGCCTCCATTGGCAAGTCGTTCCGGAACGAGATCTCGCCCCGTGCCGGCCTGCTGCGAGTGCGCGAGTTCCTCATGGCCGAGATTGAACACTACGTAGACCCGGAGGGCGGCAAAAAGCATTCTCGctttgaagaaatgaaagatATAGAACTTTCCTTGCTTAGCCGTGATGTGCAGCTGTCTGGAAGCACACAAACCACGAAGATGACCATCGGCAAAGCTATTGAATCCGGTCTGGTTGACAACGAAACTCTTGGTTACTTCCTTGCCCGCATtcagctcttcctcctcaagTTGGGTGTGGACCCAGCGAAGCTCCGATTCCGTCAACACATGGCTAATGAAATGGCTCACTACGCTGCTGACTGCTGGGATGCTGAGCTGCAGACCAGCTATGGATGGATTGAATGTGTTGGTTGCGCCGACCGCAGTGCTTATGACTTAACTGTGCACAAGAACAAGACCGGAGCTCCTCTTGTTGTCCGTGAGCCTCGCGCCGAACCCCTCAAAATTGAAGAATGGCAGGTCGACTTagacaagaagaagttcGGCCCTCGCTTCAAGAAGGACGGCAAGACTGTTGCAGCCGCTGTCGAGGCTCTCTCCCAGGAACTCCGGGAGAAGTTGGCTCTCGATCTGGAGCAGCAAGGCAAGATCGAGGTGGATGTGGAGGGCGTCAGCTCAGGCAAAGTTGAGCTCGATAAGGAATTGATCAAGATCGAGAAGCGGACAAGGGTAGAGAATGTCCGTGAATACACGCCCAACGTCATTGAGCCATCGTTTGGCATTGGCCGCATCCTGTACAGTACCCTCGAACACGTGTACTGGTCCCGAGAGGGAGACGAAGCGCGTGGT GTCTTGTCCTTCCCTCCAGCAATTGCTCCTACCAAGGTTCTCATTGTCCCTCTCTCGAACCATGCCTCTTTCCGTCCTCTGTCACATCgtctgatgatgaagatgcggCGCATGGGCATCTCCAACCGGGTTGACGATTCCTCGGCTAGCATTGGAAAGCGGTACGCACGCAATGACGAACTTGGCACGCCGTTTGGTATCACTGTTGATTTCCAGTCGGTGAAGGACAACACTTTCACCCTGCGTGATCGTGACTCAACTAAGCAAGTCCGTGCTAGCGAGGATGAGATTTTGCAGGCTCTCAAGTCCTTGGTGGAAGGCGATGAGACATGGGAAGACATTCGCAAGCGACTGCCTGAGTTCACTGGACAAGAAGTTGATTAG
- a CDS encoding BAR domain-containing protein: MSWAGFKKNVNRATTQVMMKTGHVERTNDRDYEIEERRYRTMEAAANRLQKEAKGYLDSLRAMTASQMRIAETIDAFYGDAGTRDGVSRSYKQAVEDLDAETIKALDGPYRTTVLEPISRFCAYFPDINECIKKRNHKLLDYDSMRAKVKKLVEKPDKDATKLPRAERETEIAKQAYEQLNEQLFTELPQLIDLRVPYLDPSFEALVKIQLRFCAEAYSRMAQVQQYLDAETRDQYARGDLDNRVEEVLQEIRDLSIAGTV, from the exons ATGTCCTGGGCAG GGTTCAAGAAAAATGTCAACCGTGCTACCACCCAAGTCATGATGAAGACGG GTCATGTGGAGAGGACAAACGATCGTGACTATGAAATCGAAGAACG GCGATACCGGACCATGGAGGCCGCTGCCAACCGTCTACAAAAAGAGGCTAAAGGCTATCTCGATTCATTACGAG CAATGACTGCCTCTCAGATGCGTATTGCGGAGACAATTGATGCTTTCTACGGTGATGCTGGAACGCGCGATGGTGTGAGCAGAAGCTATAAACAAGCAGTGGAAGATCTTGATGCCGAGACGATAAAAGCCTTGGATGGGCCATACAG AACTACCGTTCTCGAACCGATTTCGCGCTTTTGCGCTTACTTTCCCGACATCAATGAGTGCATCAAGAAACGCAATCACAAGTTACTCGACTACGACTCTATGCGAGCCAAGGTGAAGAAGTTAGTCGAGAAGCCAGACAAGGACGCCACCAAACTTCCCAGAGCGGAGCGCGAAACCGAAATTGCTAAGCAAGCATACGAACAGTTGAATGAACAACTTTTCACCGAACTCCCGCAACTCATTGACCTGCGTGTACCATATCTGGATCCTAGCTTTGAGGCTTTGGTCAAGATTCAACTGCGTTTCTGCGCAGAGGCATACTCTCGCATGGCACAAGTGCAACAATACCTTGACGCGGAAACGAGAGATCAGTATGCTCGGGGCGATTTGGATAACAGGGTAGAAGAAGTATTGCAGGAGATTCGTGATCTGAGTATAGCGGGAACGGTTTGA
- a CDS encoding p21-activated serine/threonine protein kinase (protein kinase) → MYSPDQFMNPGPAPRPPAERPKLNLPANSSNTVASFSQMSLDSPGTPGSANLSLFPNTSTPSLTQTKTNQSGQGGVAVIKEGYVRCKEDKFLATWNQRYLILREFRLDFLKNETGRVVLSIPLQTVTAVSRSEDTRMAFEVIRLANPKDATSKAALITRDVPTKSITCEVKSDDEIYDWIDKIYERCPGMGGVSNPTNFSHRVHVGFDPRTGAFVGLPPEWEKLLTASAITKEDYKKNPQAVIEVLEFYSDIKMREQNPQYYAGLASPQSSQQPKPYNSNTVGSSIAPPRPPPPAPSQRLDSGHSNRSAGSSPSPVHSKSDPDRALEQQQQLERMKEMADQERRRMEEGARRTRQREEEQNRLDQEAYNASLPKTRVPLAKQELGGYGADSSMNERYKPSRPAPQAPSSARQDSARQLTAQRPAPAPPSSNQGQRPGEYGSANGPGIARTPGSDQSSPNSRYPAHDPRAQSSAARSQNNGTKQQAQGPPPSKLPAPVQPVKPLNIANKQATNKNVPDGVRQAEAALTKKAEPRQREVRMSAMSENEVMDRLRSVVSKDNPNESYSKQRKIGQGASGSVYVARVKEHAVSPVARELYRQYGPRTQVAIKQMDLRSQPRKELIVNEIIVMKDSQHANIVNFLDSFLQEQSNELWVVMEFMEGGALTDVIDNNPVIQEDQIATICSETCKGLAHLHSQNIIHRDIKSDNVLLDRAGHVKITDFGFCAKLTESKSKRATMVGTPYWMAPEVVKQKEYGPKVDCWSLGIMAIEMIESEPPYLNEEPLKALYLIATNGTPRLKKPEKLSKELKSFLSQCLCVDVRSRATAEELLAHEFLKSGCSLPSLAELLRWKKNNGQ, encoded by the exons ATGTACTCTCCCGACCAATTCATGAATCCTGGGCCGGCACCGCGCCCACCAGCCGAGCGTCCGAAGCTTAACCTGCCTGCCAACTCCTCGAATACGGTCGCCTCCTTCAGCCAAATGAGCCTAGACTCCCCTGGTACGCCAGGGTCTGCCAACTTGTCATTATTCCCGAATACTAGCACCCCGTCTCTCACACAAACAAAGACCAACCAGTCGGGACAGGGAGGGGTAGCCGTCATCAAGGAAGGGTATGTTCGTTGCAAGGAAGACAAATTTCTGGCTACCTGGAACCAGCGATATTTGATACTTCGAGAGTTTCGATTAGACTTCTTGAAGAATGAGACGGGTAGGGTAGTCTTGTCGATCCCGCTTCAAACGGTCACCGCTGTCTCCCGTTCGGAAGACACTCGGATGGCCTTCGAAGTTATTCGTCTGGCCAATCCGAAAGATGCCACCTCTAAGGCTGCCCTGATCACACGCGACGTGCCAACCAAGAGCATTACCTGTGAGGTCAAGAGTGATGACGAGATCTATGACTGGATTGACAAGATATACGAGCGCTGCCCGGGAATGGGAGGTGTAAGCAATCCCACCAATTTTAGTCACCGCGTTCACGTCGGTTTCGACCCTCGAACAGGCGCCTTTGTGGGATTACCGCCTGAGTGGGAGAAGCTGCTGACTGCGTCGGCTATTACCAAAGAAGACTATAAGAAGAACCCCCAAGCCGTTATCGAAGTTCTCGAGTTTTACTCCGATATAAAGATGCGCGAACAAAACCCACAGTATTATGCCGGATTAGCTTCTCCCCAGTCAAGCCAGCAACCAAAACCTTACAACAGCAATACGGTTGGCAGTTCTATTGCTCCTCCAAGACCGCCACCACCAGCCCCATCCCAACGCCTAGACAGCGGTCACTCCAATCGCTCCGCTGGTTCATCACCCTCGCCGGTGCACAGCAAATCAGACCCAGATCGTGCTTTggaacagcagcaacagctgGAGAGAATGAAGGAGATGGCGGACCAGGAGCGTCGACGCATGGAGGAAGGGGCTCGCCGTACTCGTCAacgcgaagaagagcagaacAGGCTCGATCAAGAAGCGTACAACGCCTCACTTCCAAAAACTCGCGTCCCTCTGGCTAAACAGGAGCTTGGCGGCTATGGCGCTGATTCGTCAATGAACGAGCGCTACAAACCAAGCCGTCCCGCCCCGCAGGCTCCTAGCTCGGCTCGACAAGACTCTGCACGCCAGCTCACGGCTCAGCGCCCAGCGCCAGCCCCTCCGAGCTCCAATCAGGGCCAACGGCCAGGGGAGTACGGCTCAGCCAATGGCCCCGGAATTGCACGCACTCCAGGGTCAGACCAATCTTCTCCCAACTCGCGTTACCCTGCACATGATCCACGAGCACAGTCCTCTGCGGCGCGCTCTCAGAACAATGGTACCAAACAGCAGGCTCAGGGCCCACCACCCAGCAAACTTCCTGCTCCCGTGCAGCCAGTGAAGCCACTGAATATTGCAAACAAACAAGCAACTAATAAGAACGTTCCCGATGGTGTCCGTCAAGCGGAAGCTGCCCTGACTAAGAAAGCCGAGCCCCGGCAGAGGGAAGTTCGCATGTCAGCAATGTCGGAGAACGAAGTCATGGATCGACTTAGATCCGTCGTCTCTAAAGACAATCCCAACGAATCTTACAGTAAGCAACGCAAGATTGGACAAGGTGCATCTGGATCTGTGTATGTCGCCCGTGTTAAAGAACATGCTGTTTCTCCGGTTGCCCGCGAACTGTACCGCCAATATGGACCTCGAACTCAGGTTGCAATCAAACAAATGGATCTGCGTAGTCAGCCACGAAAGGAGCTTATTGTCAACGAGATCATTGTGATGAAAGACAGCCAGCATGCCAATATTGTTAACTTTCTTGACTCATTCCTTCAAGAGCAAAGCAATGAGCTTTGGGTTGTTATGGAATTCATGGAGGGTGGTGCTCTCACAGATGTCATTGACAACAACCCTGTAATCCAGGAAGATCAGATTGCTACTATTTGCTCAGAG ACTTGCAAAGGACTGGCACACCTACATAGCCAAAATATTATCCACCGTGATATCAAGAGTGATAATGTCCTTCTTGACCGCGCTGGTCATGTAAAGATTA CCGACTTTGGATTCTGTGCTAAACTTACTGAGTCAAAGAGCAAGCGTGCAACGATGGTTGGGACACCATACTGGATGGCCCCAGAAGTTGTCAAACAGAAGGAATATGGACCTAAGGTCGACTGCTGGTCACTAGGAATTATGGCTATCGAGATGATTGAGTCAGAGCCCCCCTACCTGAACGAGGAACCGCTTAAAGCTCTCTATCTTATTGCCACCAATGGCACCCCCCGTCTAAAGAAGCCCGAAAAGTTGAGCAAGGAACTCAAATCCTTCCTCAGCCAGTGTCTGTGTGTCGACGTCCGCAGTCGCGCCACTGCGGAAGAACTGCTAGCTCACGAATTCCTCAAGTCTGGCTGTAGTCTCCCTAGTCTTGCGGAGTTGCTCCgttggaagaagaacaacggaCAGTGA
- a CDS encoding uncharacterized protein (expressed protein) has protein sequence MSYLCLTCLLAEGLSLFLCFHANATKSHDLELLLFSFLFFSFLFFSFLFFFFFPFSSSSLSLHLLVIYIASPSFYLSGMQS, from the coding sequence ATGTCTTACCTTTGTCTTACCTGCCTGCTAGCTGAAGGGCTTAGTTTGTTTTTATGTTTTCACGCTAATGCAACGAAGAGTCATGACCTTgagctccttctcttttcttttcttttcttttcttttcttttcttttcttttcttttcttttttttttttccattctcttcttcgtctttgtctttgcaTTTACTAGTCATATATATTGCATCTCCATCATTCTATCTATCTGGCATGCAGAGTTAA